A genomic region of Rhipicephalus sanguineus isolate Rsan-2018 chromosome 3, BIME_Rsan_1.4, whole genome shotgun sequence contains the following coding sequences:
- the LOC119387221 gene encoding thialysine N-epsilon-acetyltransferase, with product MSSSTIGVHIRKAQPADCEALKKLMKGAQEFDFRDDATAMADLKENAFGDWPLVNILVADDSGGGIGVPCPPLCGSLMPSPALIGCALYSFVFSTWGGKSMVLDGVHVAPAYQGKGVGSALLRAVFKEAAHNKCNELTCHVLAKNEAFINLMRRHGGMDQEREKGWHLFSMDNRAITMLTQEQPWTAVRTASSTSKKSM from the exons ATGTCGAGCTCGACGATCGGCGTCCACATCCGCAAAGCCCAGCCGGCAGACTGCGAAGCCCTCAAGAAACTCATG AAAGGCGCTCAGGAATTCGACTTCAGGGACGACGCAACGGCAATGGCAG ATCTCAAGGAAAACGCCTTTGGAGATTGGCCCCTGGTGAACATTCTGGTGGCTGACGACAGCGGCGGAG GCATCGGCGTGCCCTGCCCTCCACTGTGCGGCAGTCTGATGCCGTCGCCAGCGCTGATCGGCTGCGCGCTGTACAGCTTCGTCTTCAGCACCTGGGGCGGCAAATCCATGGTCCTGGATGGCGTGCACGTGGCACCCGCGTATCAAGGCAAGGGCGTCGGCTCGGCGCTACTCCGGGCCGTCTTCAAG GAAGCAGCTCATAACAAGTGCAACGAGCTCACCTGTCACGTGCTGGCGAAGAACGAGGCCTTCATCAACCTGATGAGAAGGCACGGCGGCATGGACCAGGAGCGCGAGAAAGGGTGGCACTTGTTCAGTATGGACAATCGCGCCATCACGATGCTGACCCAGGAGCAGCCGTGGACGGCGGTCAGAACCGCGTCCAGCACGAGCAAGAAATCGATGTGA